Part of the Streptomyces sp. WMMC500 genome is shown below.
AGGAACCGGGGGTCGTCCTGCATGGCCACATGGCTGCCCCCGCCCGGGATCAGCAGGACGCCGCAGCGGTCCGCGCCGCGCCGCGGGGAGCCGGCGTAGTAGACGGCGTCCGGCTCCCGGTCGAGCACGTCGCCGAGCACCGCGGCCGGCGACGCGGCGCTCCGCGGCACCACCCGCGGGTGCACCTCGATGTCCACCAGACCGACGGTCTTGTACGCCAGGTGGCCTTCCTCCCACGCGAACTCGCCCGCCGCCCGGTCGATCACCATGCCCATCCGGCGCACGCCCTCGGCCTGGAGCATCAGCGCGGCGGGCAGGCTGGTGGTGCCGTAGGTCGGCACGGTCTGCAGGAGGGAGCGGCGGGCGGCGGCACGGTCCTCCGGCGCCTTCGCGGGGTCGGCGTCGAGCGCGGACGTCGGCGCCGGGCTCGCACCGCCCTTCTCCGCCCCCGGGCCACCACCGGACGGGTCGCCGCGGATCCGTCGCCGCCGTCGCCGCCGGTGCAGCCCGCGAGGGCGAGCACGGCGGCGAGCAGCACGGACCCGGCGTACCCCACAGGCAGTCGTCGCACGAGTCTCCCCCACCCCTGACCTGACGCAGCTCTCCCCGTCCCCCGGTAGCGGATCGTAGGGCGCCGGTCCACACGGTGTCAGCACGCGTCTGTACGGATCGGGCAACACCGAGCGAACGAGACAACGTGCCCGGGGCCGCGTGCCCGGGACTGCGCGCTCCAGAAGGTGCGTTCAGCAGGGCACGGCCTCCAACGCGGCGAACGGCGGGGGGAGCGGGGTGAGCGCGGCGGGGGCGAAGCCGGCGCGCGTGCAGAGGTGTTCGAGCTCGGCGCGGGTACGGACGCGCCCGCCGGTGTTGACGAGCATGTTCAGGTCGGACAGGTACGCGCCGGGCGGGACGGTGCCGTTCACGGTCGGCGGGAGGACGGGCTCGACGATCAGCAGACGGCCGTCGCCGGGCATGACCCGGCGGCACTGCTCCAGGATCGTCACGCAGCGGTCGTCCTCCCAGTCGATGACGACGCTCTTGAGCAGGTAGAGGTCGCCGCCGGAGGGGACGCCGGCGAAGAAGTCGCCGGCGTGGACGGTGCAGCGGTCGGCCACGTGCTCGCGGGCGAGCGTGGCGGGGGCCTCGGCGACGCCCTCGGCCGTGTCGAAGAGCATGCCCTGCACCGCGGCGTGCCCGCGCAGGATCGCGGCGAGCAGCGTGCCGTCGCCGCCGCCCACGTCCACGACCGACTTGAAGCGGCCGAAGTCGTAGGCCGCGGCCAGCCCCGCCGCGGCGACGCTCGTGCCCTGGCTCATCGCCGCGTTGAATTCCGCGGACTTCTCCGGGTTCTGCCTCAAGTAGGTGAAAGAGTCCACCCCGAAGGCGGCCTCGAACGACGGGGCGCCGCTCCGCACGCTGTCCGACAGGTGTTCCCAGCCGCTGAGCACCACGGGGTCGGTGAACATCCGCACGAAGGCGGCCATGGAGGCGGTGCCGGACGGCGACCCGGCCCCGCCGTCGCACAGCAGGGCGCCGGCCGGGGCGAGCGCGAAGTGGTCGGGGGCGGTCTCGGTGAGAAGCTGCAACGAGGCCATGGCGCGCAGCAGTCGGAGCGTGGCCCGGGGGTCGGTGCCGAGGTCCGCGGCGACGTCGGCCGCCGCCCGGGCCCCGTCGCCTGCGCCGGCCGCCGCGCGGCCGCCGTCGCCGCGGCCGAAGCGGTCCAACACGCCCAGCCGCAGGGCCGTCCCCACCACCCGCGCGGCCAACTGACCGAAGACCAGCCTGGTCAGGTGGCCCCGGGCAGCGTCGATCTCCTCCTGGCTCGCGGTCACCGTGGTCTCCTCCGTCTTCGGCGTCACCGGACGTTTCTCATTGTCACCCGGGCACCGGTAATCCGCTTAGTACATACACGTTGACAATAATCTGCTCATTGACGATCAAACCGCAAGGAAACTATAAATTGTTCGGCCTCGGGGTCACCTCCTGGGCACTGCCTGCTGAGCCGGTTTTCATCGTGCCGAGAGTGACGAGGAGTGTGCCCGAAATGAGTGAACTGGGAAATCCGCAACCCGCTAGACGATTAACCGCCGATACGGCTCTTCCGGGTGATCTTCCGCTCGACCTGCTGCACTCTCTATTCGAGTCCTTACCCCGCGCCGATCAGCGGCGCACCGGCGTCGATTACGTCCTCGGCCTCCTGCACACACCCGGGCGGAAGTCGGCGCGTAACATCGCGACCCTCCTCGGCGGCCGGGGAGGGGATCAGAGCCTGCACCACTTCATCAACCAGTCGACCTGGGACTGGCGGCCGGTGCGCCGGGCGCTCGCGGCGCACCTGCTGTCGCGCGTCTCCGTGGCGGCGTGGGTGGTGCGCAGGACGCTGATCCAGAAGGTCGGTGAGCACTCGGTCGGGGTCCACCGCACCTTCGTCCCGGCTGTGGGGCGCGTGCTCAACGCCCAGCAGGCCGTCGGCGTGTGGGCCGCCTGCCGGGAGGGGAGCGGCCCCGTCGACTGGGAGCTGCGGCTCCCCCGCGGCTGGCTCGACGACGACCTGCGCCGCAGACGGGCGTCGATACCCGACAGCGCGGTGCCCGAGACGTACGCGGAGCAGGTCGCCCGGCAGTGCCACGCGGTCGTAGAGGCGTCGGGCCTGCACGACCGCCCGGTCGTGCTGGACGCACGGGAGATGAACCTGGGCACGGTCTTCCGCCGGCTCGTCCGTGCGGGCATCCCCGTGCTGGCACGCGTCGACGGGTCCGTGCCGCTGGTGATCGCGGACCCGGCGCTGACCGGGCACCGCAGCGCGCCCCGCATGACCGCGCGCGAGGCCGTCCGGGCGGCCAAGGGGACGGGAAGCCCTGCCCGTTGGCGCGACCCCGGCGCGCCCGGGGGAGTACGCGCTGGGCAGTTGGCGAGCGTCGTCGTCAGGCCCGCGGACGGCGTCGGCGAATGGTCCGGGGAGCTGAGCACCCTGACCCTCATGGGCCTGATCGAGCGCGGCCGGCAGGAGGCGGAGCAGCTGTGGCTGACCGACATCCGCACCGCGCACCCCGCGTCCCTGCTCGGGCTCTGCGCGCTGCTGGAACGCGTCGAGTACGACTACGCCGCCACCGCGAAGAGCGTCGGCATCGAGGACTACGCCGGCCGGTCGTTCTGCGGCTGGCACCGCCACATGACCCTCGCGTCGGTGGCCCACGCCGTGTCCCTGCCGTCGACTGCGGTGACAGTTCCTCCTGGCCGGGTGAGCCCTGAGGATCAGCGCGCCGTAACCGCTTGCCACACCTGACGAAGTACGTCGGACGCGCGTTGACGCCCCGCATGCCGAGGTCAAGGGTTGGGAGCGTTTGGACCCGCGCGAGCCGCACTCTCGCAGAAGGGGGACGGGCACTATGGAGGGCAGAGTCGCCCTGGTCACCGGAGCAGCCGGCGGCATCGGCGCGGCCGTCGCCGGCGAGCTCTGCCGGCGCGGCGTGACCGTGGCCGCGGTGGACTGCGACGCCGGCCGGCTGGCGCGGACGGTGGAGAAGCTGAACGCGGACGGTCTGAGCGCCGAGGCGTTCTCGGTCGACATCGCCAGCCGGACCCAGGTGGAAGCCGGGGTCGCCGCGGTGGAGGACCGCCTGGGGGAACTGGACTTCCTCGTGAACACCGCCGGCGTGTTGCGGATGGGCGAGGTCCGGGATCTGACCGACCAGGACTGGGAGACGACGTTCGCTGTGAACGCCACCGGCGTCTTCCTGATGTCGCGCGCCGTCGCGGCGCGCATGGTGCCGCGACGGCGCGGCTCGATCGTCACCGTGGCCTCGAACGCCGCCAGCACGGCGCGTACGCGCATGGCCGCCTACGCCGCATCGAAGGCCGCGGCGACGATGTTCACCAAGTGCCTGGGTCTTGAGGTCGCCCGCTACGGGATCCGCTGCAACCTGGTGGCCCCCGGGTCGACGGACACCCCCATGCTCGTGGGCATGGGGAACGGCGGCGAGGCCGAGAAGACGAGCATCATCGACGGCATCCCGGCGGACTACAAGGTGGGCATCCCGCTGCGGAAGCTGGCCCGGCCCTCGGACGTCGCCGACGCCGTCGTCTTCCTGCTCTCCGACCGCGCGGGACACATCACCATGCAGAGCCTCACCGTCGACGGCGGCGCCACCCTGGGCGGTTAGCACATCGCGGAAGGAGCCGGTGGGGCGGGCAAGGACAGAGAGGAGCGAACGTTGACCGACGGACAGCCACTGCTGCAGAGCCGGGACGGCGGCGTGCTGACGCTGACGCTGAACCGGCCGCACCGCAAGAACGCGATCAACCGAGACATGTGGGCCTCGTTGGGCGAGGCCCTGACCACGGCCGCGAACGACCCGGAGGTGCGCGCGCTGGTGCTCACCGGCGCGGGCGGCGCGTTCTGCGCCGGCCTCGACCTCACCGGCGGCGAGCCGGGCGGCCATCCGCTCGACGTCTCCGGCCGCGGGCCGGGTGCGCATCCGCTGGACGAGATACGCCGGGCCAACGAGATAGCCCTCCGGCTGCACCACCTGCCGTTCCCCGTGGTGGCGAAGGTGACGGGCGTCGCCGTCGGCGCGGGCTGGAACCTCGCGCTCGGCTGCGACCTCGTGGTCGCCACGCCCGAGTCGCGCTTCTCGCAGATCTTCGTCCGCCGCGGCATATCCGTCGACTTCGGCGGCTCCTGGCTGCTGCCGAAGCTGGTGGGCCTGCAGCAGGCGAAGCGGCTCGTGCTGCTCGGCGAGATGATCGACGCCGCGGAGGCGCACCGTCTCGGCCTGGTCACCTGGGTGGTGGCCGAGGAGGAGATCGACACCTTCGTCGGCGATCTGGGCCGCCGGCTGGCTGCCGGCCCGCCGGTCGCCATGACGCAGAGCAAGGCGCTGCTGAACGAGGGCGCGGACCGTACGCTGAGCGACGCGCTTGCGGGCGAGGCGCGCGCCCAGACGGTCAACTTCGCCACCGCAGACGCCCACGAGGGCATCGCGGCTTTCCTCGACGGGACGGATCCGGTATTCACCGGCGAGTGGGCCGTGAAATGACCGGATATCGCGGCTGCCCCGTGCGCCTGTGGGTATCTTGCTGCCGCCCCACCCCACCTATTCCACCAGAGGAGTTGAGTTGTCGACGAAGATGACGGTCGACGAGCGCGAGGCGTTTCTCGCCGATCTGCATATCGGTGTGCTGTGCGTCGCCGACGCCGACGGACGGGGTCCGCTTCAGGTACCGATCGGATACGATTACGAGCCCGGCGGCGACATCCGGATATCCACCAAGGTCACCAGCCGGAAGCTCCAACTTGCGCGCGCCGTGGGCCGGGTCGGATTCCTCGTGCAGAGCGAGGTGTTCCCGTATCGGTACGTATCCGTCGAGGGCCCGATCGTGGTCGACGAGCCGACGGATCCCGAGGAGCACCGGATGCGCTCGATCCGGTACCTCGGTGAGGAGATGGGCCAGAGGTACTGCGAGGCCGTCAAGCCCACCATGTCCCAGATGGTGACGCTCGGCATCCGCCCCGAGCGCTGGCGCACCTACGACGCCGGCAAGGGCATGTGACGCACCGGCGCCGGGCGGGTCGTCGGCCGACTTGACGGATCCGTCCGGAATTCGTTGACCTGCTCACCGCCGCTGGCGACGCTGCCAGTCATGACCGACACCCCGATGAAGGTTGGCTCCCTCTTCGACGTCCGCGCCGAGGTCCGGATCGCGGCGCCGCCCGACGAGGTGTACGCCACGGTGAGCGACCTCCCCCGCTGCGGCGCGTGGAGCGAGGAGTGCAACGGCGGTGAGTGGATCTCCGGCGCGCCCGCCACGGTGGGCGCCGTCTTCCGGGGAGAGAACCACCGCAGCCCCGACGTGGTCGCCTGGGCCCCGGTGGTGCGCGGCGACTGGACCACCGAGGCCGAGGTCGTCGCCGCCGTGCCCGGGCGCCGCTTCGGCTGGGCCATGCGCGACCGCGCCGGGCGGCGCCAGCAAAGCCTGTGGACGTACGAGATCGAGGCCGCTCCGCCCGACGGGGAGCAGCCGGCGGGCTCCCTTCTCGTCCACCACTTCTGGATGGGCCGGGCGACCGAGGGAATCCGCGGCATCACCGCGGCCATGTCCGAGGCGGAGAAGAAGGAGTTCTTCTCCGCCTGGGCCGCCAAGCTCGAAACCGAGATGGCGGCGACCGTCCGGCGCCTCAAGGGCGTCATCGAGAAGGTCTGAGGGGTGGCGGCGAGATGTTCCTGCAGCGCATAGGAAACCGCGGGCTGCGGCTGGGCACGCTCTTTGAGCGCGCGGCGGCGCGGCACCCGGCGAACCTGATGATCCTCGACCATGACCTCGACATCGCGCCGGAGCTCGGCCGCCGGGCGACCGTGGCCGAGACGGCGGACCTGGTCGCGGACTGCGCCTCCCGGCTCCGCCGGGCCGGCATCCGCGCCGGCGAACACGTGGTGGTCCACAAGTCCGACGGCTTCGACATCATGCTGCTGGCCTGTGCCGTGAACCGGATCGGGGCGGTGCCGGTGCTGTTGTCCCCCGCGCTCGACGGCGCGACGGCCACCAAGCTGGTACGCCGGGCCGGCCGGCCCCATCTGATCACCGACCGGGCGAAGCTGGACGCGGAGCTGCCCGCCGCCGTCTTCGAGCTGACCCGCACCGTCGTGCTGACCTCGGGCCACCACCCCGGCGCCGTACGGCTGGCGGACCTCGCCGGCGGCCCGCCCGCCCGCGCCGTCGCCGTGCCGGCGGACCGGCCGATGCTCATCACGCACACGTCCGGCACCACCGGCACGCCCAAGCTGGCCGTGCACACGGCGCGCAGCATGCAGGCCCGCTACCGCCCGCAGCGCGCGGCCATCGCCCCGTTCGTCCGCGGGCGCGAGACGGTGGCGATCCACGTCTCGTTCGTGCACTCGCGGCTGGTCACGGCGCTGGCCATCTCCCTGTTCGGCGGCCACCCGGTGGTCGTGCTGCGGGACGGGGAGCCGGCGCACACGGCCGATCTGTTCGCGCGGCTGCGCCCCGGCATCCTGGAGGCGCACCCCAACTCGTTCATGAGCTGGGAGCACCTGGCGGACGACCCGCGCGGGCCGCTGGCCAACGTCAAGCTCTTCAGCAGTACGTTCGACGCGATCCACCCGCGTACCGTGCACCGCCTGCTGAGGGCCTCGCGCCGTACGCGGCCGCTGTTCGGGCAGATCTACGGGCAGAGCGAGGTCGGCCCCGCCCTGATGCGCGCCTTCACCCGCAACCGCGCGGCGGACGCGGACGGCCGCTGCGTCGGCATGGGGGTTCCCGGGATGACCGGGGCCCGCGTCGTCGGCCGGGGCGGCCGGCCGCCGTCGGCGGAGAACCCCGGGTTCATCGAGGTGCGCAGCGACGGCCGGATCGTGACGTACCTGGGCGAGCAGGAGCGCTACGCGGAGCAGCTCACCGACGGCTGGTGGCGGATGGGCGACGTGGGCTACCGGACCAGGTGGGGCTGCATCCACCTGCTCGACCGGGAGGTCGACGTCATCCCCGGCTTCGGCAGTAGCCTGGCCGCCGAGGACGTGCTGTTCTCCAGGCTCGACGACCTGGCCGAGGTCGTCATCGTGCCCGGCGCGGACGGCTCGCCGCCCATCCCCGTGGTGTGCACCAAGAAGGACAAGCCGCTCGACCCGGATGCGTGGCGGGCCGCGGCGGAAGGGTTGCCGGCGATGGCCGACCCCGTGCGGTGGCGCCTGGAGGACCTGCCGCAGACCGCGACCCGGAAGATCAAGCGACTCGACCTCGCCAAGCTGCTGTCGGCCGCGACCGACCACCGCGAGTAGGAGGCCCGGCATGGCGAGGATGGTCATCGTCGGCGGCGGCATCGGCGGCCTCGCCGCCGCGCTCGCCGTCGCCGCCCGCGGGCACCGTGCGGTCGTGCTGGAGCGCGGGGAGTTCGCCGAGCTCGGCGCCGGCATCCAGCTCGCGCCGAACGGGATCCACGCGCTCGACCGCCTGGGGCTCGGCGGGGAGGTGCGCGAGCGCGGCGTGCACATCGACGAGCTGCGGTTCATGGACGGCGTGACGGGCGAGCACGTGACGAGTCTGCCGCTGAAGGGCGCGTACCGGCGCCGGTTCGGCAACCCGTACGTCGTCGTGCACCGGGGGGAGCTGTACGGACTGCTGCTCGCGGCGTGCCGGCGCGCGGAGGGGGTCGAGCTGCGCGCCGGCAGCGCCGTCGTCTCGTACCGCCAGGACGGTGCGACCGCCGCGGTGCGGCTGAGCACCGGCGAGGAGGTCGCGGGCGACGCGGTGATCGGGGCCGACGGCATCCACTCGGCGGTCCGGCGGCAGCTCGTCGGCGACGGCGAGCCGCGCGTCTCGGGCATCACGGTGTACCGGACGGTCATCCCGATGGAGCGGGTGCCGGTCGAGCTGCGGTGGAACGCCGTGACCTGGTGGGCCGGGCCGGGCTGCCACTTCGTGCACTACGCGATAGCGGGGGGCCGCTTTCTGAACCTCGCGCCGAGCGTCGAGAACGGCGCCACCGAGGCGTTCGCCGGTGTGCCCGCGCGCAAGGAGGAGGTGCGGTCCGCCTTCGCCTCGCTGAGCGAGGTCGCGCAGCGGCTGCTGGCGCTGGGCGAGGAGTGGAAGTCCTGGGTGCTGATCGACCGGGACCCCGTGGATGTCTGGAGCGACGGCCGGGTGGCGCTCCTCGGCGACGCGGCCCATCCGATGCTCCACTACGCCGCCCAGGGCGCCTGCCAGGCGCTGGAGGACGCGGTGCTCCTCGGCGACCTCCTCGACGCCGGCACGGAGGCCATCCCCGGGCAACTGGCGGCGTACAACGCGCGGCGCCGCGACCGCACCGCCCGCATGACGCGCCTCGCCCGGGACAGCACCCGGCTGTGGCACCCGGCCGGCGAGGCGGCCAGGGCGCGGAACGCGATGCTGTCCGCGCTCACCGCGACGGAGCTGCACGACCGGGTGGCATGGATGCACGGCGCACGGGAGTTCGGCGGCACCGCGCCCCCGCATGGGGCGGACGCGGCCCGCGACCTGACAGACGCAGGATCGGCGTAAGGGCGGGACGGGCGTGCAGAATCGGACCATACTCGCCGCCTACGTGGAGGAGTGCGGCCCGCCCGCGGGCATCCGGGTCGGCGAGGTCCCGGAGCCGCGCCCGGGGGCCACGGACGTGCTGGTCGACGTCGAGGTCACCGCGGTCAACGCCGTGGACACCATGGTGCGCTCCGGCGCGTTCCGCACGCCCATGGACTTCCCGTTCGTCATCGGCCGGGACCTGGTCGGCACGGTCCGGGCGGCGTCCCCCGGCGTGCCGGGCTTCCGGGCCGGCGACCGCGTGTGGTGCAACAGCCTCGGCCACGGCGGACGCCAGGGTGCCGCCGCCCAGCGGGCCGTCGTGCCGGGCGACCGGCTTTACCGGCTGCCCGCGGGCGTGGACCCCGTGGCGGCGGTGGCGGTGCTGCACCCGGCGGCCACGGCGTATCTCGCCCTGTTCACCCACGGCAGGCTCCGCGTCGGGGAGACCGTCATCGTCGCGGGCGGCGGGGGGAACGTCGGCGGTGCCCTGATCGCGCTGGCGGCGCACGCCGGTGCCCGCGTCGTCG
Proteins encoded:
- a CDS encoding methyltransferase codes for the protein MTPKTEETTVTASQEEIDAARGHLTRLVFGQLAARVVGTALRLGVLDRFGRGDGGRAAAGAGDGARAAADVAADLGTDPRATLRLLRAMASLQLLTETAPDHFALAPAGALLCDGGAGSPSGTASMAAFVRMFTDPVVLSGWEHLSDSVRSGAPSFEAAFGVDSFTYLRQNPEKSAEFNAAMSQGTSVAAAGLAAAYDFGRFKSVVDVGGGDGTLLAAILRGHAAVQGMLFDTAEGVAEAPATLAREHVADRCTVHAGDFFAGVPSGGDLYLLKSVVIDWEDDRCVTILEQCRRVMPGDGRLLIVEPVLPPTVNGTVPPGAYLSDLNMLVNTGGRVRTRAELEHLCTRAGFAPAALTPLPPPFAALEAVPC
- a CDS encoding transposase, which translates into the protein MSELGNPQPARRLTADTALPGDLPLDLLHSLFESLPRADQRRTGVDYVLGLLHTPGRKSARNIATLLGGRGGDQSLHHFINQSTWDWRPVRRALAAHLLSRVSVAAWVVRRTLIQKVGEHSVGVHRTFVPAVGRVLNAQQAVGVWAACREGSGPVDWELRLPRGWLDDDLRRRRASIPDSAVPETYAEQVARQCHAVVEASGLHDRPVVLDAREMNLGTVFRRLVRAGIPVLARVDGSVPLVIADPALTGHRSAPRMTAREAVRAAKGTGSPARWRDPGAPGGVRAGQLASVVVRPADGVGEWSGELSTLTLMGLIERGRQEAEQLWLTDIRTAHPASLLGLCALLERVEYDYAATAKSVGIEDYAGRSFCGWHRHMTLASVAHAVSLPSTAVTVPPGRVSPEDQRAVTACHT
- a CDS encoding 2,3-dihydro-2,3-dihydroxybenzoate dehydrogenase produces the protein MEGRVALVTGAAGGIGAAVAGELCRRGVTVAAVDCDAGRLARTVEKLNADGLSAEAFSVDIASRTQVEAGVAAVEDRLGELDFLVNTAGVLRMGEVRDLTDQDWETTFAVNATGVFLMSRAVAARMVPRRRGSIVTVASNAASTARTRMAAYAASKAAATMFTKCLGLEVARYGIRCNLVAPGSTDTPMLVGMGNGGEAEKTSIIDGIPADYKVGIPLRKLARPSDVADAVVFLLSDRAGHITMQSLTVDGGATLGG
- a CDS encoding enoyl-CoA hydratase, yielding MTDGQPLLQSRDGGVLTLTLNRPHRKNAINRDMWASLGEALTTAANDPEVRALVLTGAGGAFCAGLDLTGGEPGGHPLDVSGRGPGAHPLDEIRRANEIALRLHHLPFPVVAKVTGVAVGAGWNLALGCDLVVATPESRFSQIFVRRGISVDFGGSWLLPKLVGLQQAKRLVLLGEMIDAAEAHRLGLVTWVVAEEEIDTFVGDLGRRLAAGPPVAMTQSKALLNEGADRTLSDALAGEARAQTVNFATADAHEGIAAFLDGTDPVFTGEWAVK
- a CDS encoding pyridoxamine 5'-phosphate oxidase family protein — encoded protein: MSTKMTVDEREAFLADLHIGVLCVADADGRGPLQVPIGYDYEPGGDIRISTKVTSRKLQLARAVGRVGFLVQSEVFPYRYVSVEGPIVVDEPTDPEEHRMRSIRYLGEEMGQRYCEAVKPTMSQMVTLGIRPERWRTYDAGKGM
- a CDS encoding SRPBCC family protein produces the protein MTDTPMKVGSLFDVRAEVRIAAPPDEVYATVSDLPRCGAWSEECNGGEWISGAPATVGAVFRGENHRSPDVVAWAPVVRGDWTTEAEVVAAVPGRRFGWAMRDRAGRRQQSLWTYEIEAAPPDGEQPAGSLLVHHFWMGRATEGIRGITAAMSEAEKKEFFSAWAAKLETEMAATVRRLKGVIEKV
- a CDS encoding class I adenylate-forming enzyme family protein — encoded protein: MFLQRIGNRGLRLGTLFERAAARHPANLMILDHDLDIAPELGRRATVAETADLVADCASRLRRAGIRAGEHVVVHKSDGFDIMLLACAVNRIGAVPVLLSPALDGATATKLVRRAGRPHLITDRAKLDAELPAAVFELTRTVVLTSGHHPGAVRLADLAGGPPARAVAVPADRPMLITHTSGTTGTPKLAVHTARSMQARYRPQRAAIAPFVRGRETVAIHVSFVHSRLVTALAISLFGGHPVVVLRDGEPAHTADLFARLRPGILEAHPNSFMSWEHLADDPRGPLANVKLFSSTFDAIHPRTVHRLLRASRRTRPLFGQIYGQSEVGPALMRAFTRNRAADADGRCVGMGVPGMTGARVVGRGGRPPSAENPGFIEVRSDGRIVTYLGEQERYAEQLTDGWWRMGDVGYRTRWGCIHLLDREVDVIPGFGSSLAAEDVLFSRLDDLAEVVIVPGADGSPPIPVVCTKKDKPLDPDAWRAAAEGLPAMADPVRWRLEDLPQTATRKIKRLDLAKLLSAATDHRE
- a CDS encoding FAD-dependent monooxygenase, which translates into the protein MARMVIVGGGIGGLAAALAVAARGHRAVVLERGEFAELGAGIQLAPNGIHALDRLGLGGEVRERGVHIDELRFMDGVTGEHVTSLPLKGAYRRRFGNPYVVVHRGELYGLLLAACRRAEGVELRAGSAVVSYRQDGATAAVRLSTGEEVAGDAVIGADGIHSAVRRQLVGDGEPRVSGITVYRTVIPMERVPVELRWNAVTWWAGPGCHFVHYAIAGGRFLNLAPSVENGATEAFAGVPARKEEVRSAFASLSEVAQRLLALGEEWKSWVLIDRDPVDVWSDGRVALLGDAAHPMLHYAAQGACQALEDAVLLGDLLDAGTEAIPGQLAAYNARRRDRTARMTRLARDSTRLWHPAGEAARARNAMLSALTATELHDRVAWMHGAREFGGTAPPHGADAARDLTDAGSA
- a CDS encoding NADPH:quinone reductase, whose product is MLAAYVEECGPPAGIRVGEVPEPRPGATDVLVDVEVTAVNAVDTMVRSGAFRTPMDFPFVIGRDLVGTVRAASPGVPGFRAGDRVWCNSLGHGGRQGAAAQRAVVPGDRLYRLPAGVDPVAAVAVLHPAATAYLALFTHGRLRVGETVIVAGGGGNVGGALIALAAHAGARVVATASERDAERCRALGAAEVVDYRSPDLAKELREACPEGAGIYVDTSGRNDLDLAVGLLAWRGRVVVLAGMGSRPVLPAGPLYVMDRSVVGFAVSHATAAELAEAAVVINRLLATGALRPPATETLPLSDTAGAHRRLESGGVRGKLVLRVPAAG